A window of Aptenodytes patagonicus chromosome 1, bAptPat1.pri.cur, whole genome shotgun sequence genomic DNA:
AAGAATGCACCAATTGCAAGGAGACCTTGTGCGTACCTAACCTGTATTCATATCAGACTACTTTGAATGTACTTCTAAAAATGGGGCTGCTGGAATATTTCTTCCTAGGTGTTAAATTACTTGTACCTACTGAATCggctttaaaatgtcatttaattgaGCTAGAGTTCTATTTAATTTGGTTTCAGTATAATATCACTTTCTGAACTTTGTTAGGCAATGTTCAAGGTTTAAATTTAAACTTACAGATCTATGTTATTATTAATACTGAGCTGAATGTCATGCCTAAGTTTccctcctctttatttttttccttctgaacaggATACAATTAGCTATTGTAATAGTCTATTTATGCAGCTCATCCCACCAAGGTCAGTAATGCTATTTAGACAGTGTTTCTCATTACTGAAAATTTTCACTTCCTGCTAATTACGAGTCCTGTAAGGAGTTgagagctttttttatttttatactctgCCTTTGACATTCCTTCAGTGTTTTGACAGAAGAGCTAGTTCAGACTTGTACCATATCTGCACCCTTTTTCCAGTGTTAACCGTCTTGTGATAGCTGGCCTCTAGCTGAGAATCTGCCGATAATCTCCTTTCTTTCCTAATGAGAGATGGTCAAGTGCTCCATGTAATCAAACCCTTCATCGTTATGTCAGCTGTATCCCCAGCTGTCAGCCTTCAAAATTTGGTAGCTTCCTTTACTTGGACTACAAGATCTCAAAAGTACACTCGGATTTTCTTGAGTTTTcatcaaaaaaaccctctaaaactGAATGGAGCCTTGCAGTCCTGCCTGGTCTTGCAGTTACATCTCTTAATTAGGTCAAAGAAAGGCAGCATAGCGTCATCCCATGCCGAGTTCTCtgcctgtgctttttaaaattgttacaAAGTGGTTCTGAACACttaggaaaactgaaaatctttttATCAAGCGAGCAGCCTTCAAACTGAGTAGCCCCGTCTAATACACCTTCAGTAGCTTTCTATTTCCTCCAGAGACAGTTGATAGCACCTTCTTCGAGTATCTGATAACCTGATAGTTCTAACAGCAttgaattccttttttcctttcaggccCAAGTTTCCAGTCTGTTTCTTTGGCTTCTGCTTTCTCCAGTTTGCTAAAAAGAGATTCTCCTTCTTGTAATATCTATAGCATTGATTTCTAGAACTGGTTTTCAAAAACGTTCTCATGAAAGGAATGTTGAAACTTTGTTTCAGATCACTACTCTCTCCACTTTAGCTGCAGACTTGCACTTGAGAATATTGggaatgttttcaaaatactggAAACGCTTCAGGCAGGTCATAGTAATTGTTCTGTAATCCTCTGCACCTGCCAGCTGGTTTAGGTATGGTTCTGTAACAAGAAAAGAGCAATGCTATCTAAACCTCCTACAGTTTTTTGTCTGCTTAGCAATTAAGTCTTACGTTAGTGTCACTGCTAAGCTTCACCCCCTCCCAAGGAGGGGGTCTCGGTTCCACCCTGCCAGTAGCTGGCTTTCACCAGACCCTTTGGTGATCTGAGCAGAACTGAGACAGCAAAAAGCAAACTacaaaaatcctattttaaacttttttttttttgtgctagtTCAGCTCAAGGAACTGGCCTGCTCTGGGTCACGCAAGTGTCAGCCCTAACACAAGGGAGGGGATGCACTGACAGTAACTCCAATTTAGATTATTTTAGGCTAAACTGGATCTCTTCCTTAAGAGAAATCCCACTACTATCCACTAAATCCAATCCATTGACACTTCAAACCCAGACTGAACAAAAAAGTAGGTCTGTTGAACTGTGTATCGGAAGACACAGATTTAAATTGTAGGACAATTTTAGTGGTGTACAAAACTGTTATCCCCTGGCTCTAATGTAGCAGGTCATCTCCTAACCAGTTAAGCCAGCAGCTTTTACTTCTCTCCTGGTTCCGATGCTTATCTGAGCACAAAGTTGGTTCGACTTGCTAATCTGgcaaaaaacaaacccagttaaaaagaaaaaggtgctaACAGATTTCTGCTCATTCGGTGAGTTTAATAGGCTTAATCGGGTGATCTTGTGAGCATCAGTAATAagacagaggaagcagcagcttgtGGCCAGGGGCACTGAGGAGACAGAGGGGAAGCAGGTCTTGCCCTTCCCTCATGGCATCTGGTGGTGAGGATTAGATGCTTCAGAACACATCATCTCACtttcagtaatttaaatatttttgtaatctgGAACAAATCAAAGCTCAGTTTCTCATTTCAAGTGGAAGAATATCGGTGTTCTAAAGGGAATTATCAAACTTctaaaaatctccatttttttaaataattaagaaacCTATCTCGGCACTGTTTCACTGGTATGTATTAATTATCTGTCTTTGTAGCATGAAATCTTAAAGAAGATCATAGTTGTTCTCACCCCTGCTTTTTACACTAGCGGTGAAAGGCTTCTGGCAGACGCAGTGGCAAAGCCTTTCAGTTAGGAATATAAAAACTAACTTTTACGACTGTAGGGGCAGATGCACTTGGCCTTGTTTTTCTTTCGTCATGACTACATAGAAATTTGAATATACTACCAAGCCAATAAACCTAAATAGCGTTCCTGTCAGCCCAGTGCCCGCATGCTTGAGATACCTGCCAGAAAGCAAACATCATCCATAGCTTTTAGTAGTTTTAAGATTGCTGCTTGACAGAAAGCGGTAGTAGTGCTTACTGGCTCAATTTCAGCCGCAGCTCTGCAGACTACAGGATCTTTCAGATGGTTTATTACTTGTGCTTGTTAGCTGGTTTACATTTTACTATGAGTATTTTGTTACGGAGAGAGAAGCGTTAACCGTGAGGGCCTCAGTACTGGAAGAAAATGGATCTAAACATATTCTTAGCATATTAAATGAGTCTGACAGCTAGTTTAGGATTAAAGCATAATTTGTTTCACAGAACAAATTTAGATTAAGGCAGTTTGCACAGCTGACTTACAGCACTTAAACTGAATGGTGGACAGGACCAAAACAGAGTGCTTCACCGAGGACAGTAGTTATAAAAGAAATGCTAGGAAACGGTATGTAGGTGAGGTTAGAAGGGGTGGGAAACCAAGAACAAGAAATTGGTCTCCTTTAAGGAATATGCCTAATGGTTGTGCAGTGACATCTTTTGATGCCTTCCccctctcttttgttttgttaggtTGTTGCTGACAGCGAAAGACTTCCTCTCAAAGCTGTTTAAATGAGAATGTCCCTGGCGCAAAGAGTACTACTGACATGGCTTTTTACGTTACTCTTCCTGATCATGCTGGTGCTAAAGTTGGATGAGAAAGCACCATGGAACTGGTTCCTCATTTTTATTCCAGTCTGGATATTTGATACTATTCTTCTAGTTATGTTAATTGTAAAAATGGCTGGACGTTGCAAGTCTGGCTTCGACCCTCGCAACGGCTCCcaaaacatcaagaaaaaagcCTGGTATCTCATTGCAATGCTATTTAAGTTAGCCTTCTGCCTTGCCCTCTGTGCTAAATTGCAACGATTTACTACGATGAAACTAGCCTATGTATTTATCCCTTTG
This region includes:
- the TMEM60 gene encoding transmembrane protein 60 → MRMSLAQRVLLTWLFTLLFLIMLVLKLDEKAPWNWFLIFIPVWIFDTILLVMLIVKMAGRCKSGFDPRNGSQNIKKKAWYLIAMLFKLAFCLALCAKLQRFTTMKLAYVFIPLWALLIGGMIELGYNIFYVRRD